The following proteins come from a genomic window of Gemmatimonadota bacterium:
- a CDS encoding sulfatase-like hydrolase/transferase — translation MTDVRTARRVWVTALVVLSIGWSGFAFVVVPNLIRSAYRGESLPALNALITGQAENGVRVYLGLWRKAALAATAALVAGLVLAALAYRFRAPLDSLRARVLQSGPTLGLPATLMVSAWAGLGFGLLESGGRALTRRGEGIFEYWSNPDYWWMTPTAAAVLFIASGLVLYLVARGRRGGLSLRALVVILVAVGAYGAVRVMRLGIDDRMLWILALGLGVHLGRSAQDHPNRMLRLVRITAPMLALLVLGAFLWQQPVYRFRAQRSLSGGPVPARGAPSVLLVVLDTVRRENLSLYGYTRPTTPTLEALGRRGAVFDRAFSTAPWTLPSHASMLTGQYPWAQSGGWARPLDDEHLTVAEYVRDRGYATGGFVGNLLYTSAASGLDRGFSTYLDDPVRLDTWLYSAIATRWILNRIRAHIPGGDRGPGRKFAAAVNTEFLGWVDRIGDRPFFAFLNYFDAHGPYEPRFRTEAVGRGGTAPRDSVMVKPSVWRALSEEEQTEVDLYDGAIMSMDRALGELCAELESRGRLENTIVIVTADHGEHFHERDIVIHANSLYSQLVHAPLVIAYPPRVPAGERIEAAVSLRDLPATIADLIEPGAASSFPGRSLLEAPSPGTSIAFSQVVPSFLDEQSGPVSRGPMKSVAVGPYHYILNGDGVEELFDLDHDPAEERDLIAVDSLQPLLPELRARLRAALLPEGLAPGVQGGR, via the coding sequence ATGACGGACGTCCGGACCGCACGACGGGTGTGGGTGACCGCACTCGTGGTGCTGAGCATCGGCTGGTCCGGGTTCGCGTTCGTTGTCGTACCCAACCTCATCCGCTCCGCCTACCGGGGCGAGAGCCTCCCCGCCCTCAACGCCCTGATCACGGGACAGGCCGAGAACGGGGTCCGCGTGTACCTCGGTCTGTGGCGGAAAGCGGCGCTGGCGGCCACCGCAGCGCTGGTGGCGGGCCTCGTGCTTGCGGCGCTGGCCTATCGCTTCCGTGCTCCCCTCGACTCCCTGCGTGCAAGGGTCCTGCAGAGCGGACCCACTCTGGGGCTGCCCGCGACTCTCATGGTGAGTGCCTGGGCCGGTCTGGGGTTCGGTCTATTGGAGTCGGGAGGCAGGGCGCTCACGCGGCGGGGTGAGGGGATCTTCGAGTATTGGTCCAATCCAGACTACTGGTGGATGACGCCGACCGCCGCTGCCGTGTTGTTCATCGCCTCGGGGTTGGTCCTCTACCTCGTCGCGCGCGGGCGCCGCGGCGGTCTCTCCCTGCGGGCGCTGGTGGTGATCCTGGTGGCGGTTGGTGCGTACGGAGCCGTGCGGGTCATGCGCCTGGGGATCGACGATCGGATGCTGTGGATCCTCGCGCTCGGCCTGGGCGTCCACCTGGGGAGGTCGGCCCAAGATCATCCGAACCGAATGCTGCGACTGGTGCGGATTACGGCGCCCATGCTGGCTCTGCTCGTGCTGGGCGCCTTTCTTTGGCAGCAGCCCGTGTACCGATTCCGTGCGCAGCGCTCGCTCTCGGGCGGGCCCGTGCCCGCCCGGGGGGCTCCCAGCGTCCTGCTGGTGGTGCTCGACACCGTGCGACGCGAGAACCTGAGCCTCTACGGATACACTCGTCCGACCACGCCGACTCTGGAGGCGTTGGGTCGACGCGGCGCCGTCTTCGACCGTGCCTTCAGTACGGCTCCCTGGACCCTTCCCTCGCACGCGAGCATGCTCACGGGACAGTACCCCTGGGCGCAGTCGGGCGGATGGGCACGGCCTTTGGATGACGAGCATCTCACCGTGGCGGAGTACGTGCGCGACCGCGGATACGCGACGGGCGGATTCGTGGGGAATCTGCTCTACACCAGTGCTGCCTCCGGCCTCGATCGGGGATTCTCCACCTACCTGGACGATCCCGTCCGCCTGGACACCTGGCTCTACTCCGCGATCGCCACCCGCTGGATCCTCAATCGGATCCGTGCGCACATTCCCGGCGGGGACCGTGGGCCGGGACGGAAGTTCGCAGCAGCCGTCAACACGGAGTTCCTGGGCTGGGTGGACCGGATCGGAGACAGGCCCTTCTTCGCGTTCTTGAACTACTTCGACGCGCATGGGCCCTACGAACCTCGATTCCGGACGGAGGCCGTCGGGCGGGGGGGGACTGCCCCGCGGGACTCCGTCATGGTGAAGCCCTCGGTCTGGAGAGCGCTGTCCGAAGAGGAGCAGACCGAGGTCGACCTCTACGACGGTGCCATCATGTCGATGGACCGTGCCTTGGGAGAGTTGTGCGCGGAGCTGGAGAGTCGGGGCCGTCTCGAAAACACGATCGTGATCGTCACGGCCGACCACGGTGAGCACTTCCACGAGCGCGACATCGTCATCCACGCCAACAGCCTCTACAGCCAACTGGTGCACGCGCCGCTGGTGATCGCGTACCCTCCGAGAGTGCCGGCGGGAGAGCGGATCGAGGCCGCCGTGAGCTTGCGCGACCTGCCCGCCACCATTGCAGACCTCATCGAGCCGGGAGCCGCCTCATCCTTCCCGGGACGATCCCTCCTGGAGGCGCCGAGCCCGGGGACGAGCATCGCCTTTTCCCAGGTCGTTCCCAGCTTTCTGGATGAGCAGAGCGGACCGGTTTCCCGCGGTCCGATGAAGTCGGTCGCTGTGGGGCCGTACCACTACATCCTGAACGGCGACGGCGTGGAGGAACTGTTCGATCTGGATCACGATCCGGCGGAGGAACGGGACTTGATCGCGGTGGACAGCCTGCAGCCCCTCCTACCGGAGCTGCGTGCGCGCCTGCGGGCTGCGCTGCTCCCGGAAGGGCTGGCACCCGGTGTCCAGGGCGGCCGCTAG
- a CDS encoding DUF72 domain-containing protein, with product MSRNQTDLFSGENAALEPSAVGSAPVEPLLRELAATLPPGLRMGTSSWSFPGWAGIVYAERAPEALLARKGLEPYARHPLLRAVGIDRTYYEPIPAVTFREYGDAVPSGFRFLVKADRRLTIPQLAGPQHPHGAPPPPGERAERVRARGGIHASNPLFLDATYAIREVIEPARAGLGDKLGALLFQFPPLDPRDVGGAGGFAGRLRQFLAALPAGLPYAVEVRTSALLTPAYRDALSAYGAAHAFNVHPTMPPIRQQRQLIPLPAQGPLLVRWMLGHGLTYEDAREQFAPFDALVAEDVTSRRWITTAAVEALEEEREVTVIVNNKAEGSSPLSVFKLARMISGALGS from the coding sequence GTGAGCCGCAACCAGACCGATCTGTTCTCGGGCGAAAACGCCGCCCTCGAGCCGTCCGCGGTGGGGTCCGCGCCGGTCGAGCCCCTTTTGAGGGAGCTCGCTGCCACGCTCCCGCCCGGCCTGCGCATGGGCACCTCCTCCTGGTCGTTCCCGGGCTGGGCCGGGATCGTATACGCGGAACGCGCCCCGGAGGCACTGCTGGCGCGGAAGGGCCTGGAGCCGTATGCCCGCCACCCTCTGCTGCGCGCCGTGGGCATCGACCGCACCTACTACGAGCCCATTCCCGCGGTGACCTTCCGTGAGTACGGGGATGCCGTGCCCTCCGGGTTTCGCTTCCTGGTCAAGGCCGATCGGCGCCTGACCATTCCACAGTTGGCCGGCCCCCAACACCCCCACGGCGCGCCGCCACCACCGGGCGAGCGCGCAGAGCGCGTGCGCGCCCGAGGCGGCATCCATGCGAGCAATCCGCTGTTCCTCGACGCGACGTACGCGATCCGCGAGGTCATCGAACCTGCACGAGCCGGACTGGGCGACAAGCTCGGCGCGCTCCTGTTCCAATTCCCGCCCTTGGATCCGCGGGACGTAGGCGGGGCCGGCGGATTCGCGGGACGTCTGCGACAGTTCCTGGCGGCGCTGCCGGCGGGGCTACCCTATGCAGTGGAGGTGCGGACCTCCGCACTGCTTACGCCAGCCTACCGCGACGCACTCAGCGCGTATGGCGCGGCCCACGCCTTCAACGTGCACCCCACCATGCCGCCCATTCGCCAGCAACGTCAGTTGATTCCGCTGCCCGCGCAGGGGCCTCTCCTCGTGCGCTGGATGTTGGGACACGGACTCACGTACGAGGACGCACGGGAGCAGTTCGCACCCTTCGACGCCCTCGTGGCCGAGGATGTGACGTCGCGCCGTTGGATCACGACCGCAGCCGTGGAAGCCCTGGAGGAGGAACGTGAGGTGACCGTGATCGTGAACAACAAGGCGGAGGGGTCGTCGCCGCTTTCGGTGTTCAAGCTGGCCCGCATGATCTCGGGCGCTCTCGGCTCATGA